The proteins below are encoded in one region of Oligoflexus sp.:
- a CDS encoding ABC transporter substrate-binding protein, with protein MISKAQARILALLPALAASSSTAFAEKPAPILVTGWPLPTNEAQKAILSNDAIMESMVCPGLTRLNLAKKSSEPLLLEKVEEADKVWRFTLASGLTWWDQSAVTMADLEAFVRETLQPQQLTQGRFAWTVPEHTLSSKDRTLSIQWAQKPGFGPFVFNEHPLRKKAANALGVQCAGNWKVEPKTAGLLLQDRRGEGQNDILLSTDHKVKAAGNERRLSFAFGEEMPGADSKKPITQNLTCERPMDTPIITVIAWNPQGAATRDPKFRRAITHLTPRGALLRAGAGSMGDLISGPILRAHPGYKRNLLVPAYDPARSDAMLNELGYRRLEEDGFRRDASGKLLEVKILARDHEGSILLRKVLDDSFRALGIKLRFINEGEGVPDGLLTGILTSWPDGDLSVHLHSRVSGRSWPWAWQDQNLDQALEAYALSLTQKTPNFALLEKIHDLVYKLEPFSVLMQHRVCLEARLNRPQPKGEIAVRNPDWFRQLIGL; from the coding sequence ATGATATCCAAGGCCCAAGCCCGTATTCTGGCTCTTTTGCCGGCACTCGCCGCTTCCAGCTCGACCGCTTTCGCAGAAAAACCGGCTCCCATTTTGGTCACGGGATGGCCCCTTCCAACGAATGAAGCACAAAAGGCCATTCTGAGCAATGATGCCATCATGGAAAGTATGGTCTGTCCGGGACTGACACGACTCAATCTTGCGAAGAAAAGCTCGGAACCCTTGCTGCTGGAAAAGGTGGAAGAGGCGGACAAGGTCTGGCGCTTCACACTCGCATCGGGCTTGACCTGGTGGGATCAATCGGCGGTGACCATGGCCGATCTTGAAGCGTTCGTGCGCGAGACTTTGCAGCCACAGCAGCTGACACAGGGACGCTTTGCCTGGACTGTTCCCGAGCACACTTTGTCGAGCAAGGATCGCACGCTCAGCATTCAATGGGCTCAGAAGCCTGGATTTGGGCCCTTTGTTTTCAACGAGCATCCCCTTCGCAAAAAAGCCGCGAACGCTTTGGGTGTGCAGTGCGCGGGCAATTGGAAGGTGGAACCCAAAACCGCTGGGCTTTTGCTGCAGGACCGCCGAGGCGAAGGGCAGAACGATATTCTTTTGAGCACCGATCACAAAGTGAAAGCCGCGGGCAATGAGCGGCGCCTGTCCTTCGCCTTTGGCGAGGAAATGCCGGGCGCTGATTCAAAGAAGCCCATCACGCAAAACCTGACCTGCGAACGCCCCATGGATACACCCATCATCACGGTGATCGCCTGGAATCCCCAGGGTGCCGCGACGCGTGATCCGAAATTCCGACGGGCCATCACCCATCTGACGCCACGCGGCGCGCTTCTGCGGGCCGGTGCGGGCTCCATGGGTGATCTGATATCCGGTCCCATCCTGCGGGCGCATCCCGGTTACAAACGTAATCTTCTGGTGCCGGCCTATGATCCCGCGCGATCGGATGCGATGCTCAATGAGCTCGGCTATCGCCGACTTGAAGAGGATGGCTTCCGTCGCGACGCCAGCGGCAAGCTTCTGGAAGTCAAAATCCTGGCCCGCGATCACGAAGGATCCATTCTTTTGCGCAAGGTGCTTGACGACAGCTTCCGCGCCCTGGGTATCAAGCTCCGCTTTATCAATGAAGGTGAAGGGGTTCCGGACGGACTTTTGACCGGCATTTTGACGTCATGGCCCGATGGGGATCTCTCTGTGCATCTTCATAGCCGGGTGAGTGGACGCAGCTGGCCCTGGGCCTGGCAGGATCAGAACCTGGATCAGGCCCTGGAGGCCTATGCCCTGTCTTTAACGCAAAAGACCCCCAATTTCGCGCTTCTGGAAAAGATCCACGATCTGGTGTATAAGCTGGAGCCTTTCTCGGTTTTGATGCAGCATCGGGTATGCCTGGAAGCCAGGTTGAACCGGCCGCAGCCGAAAGGCGAGATCGCTGTTCGAAATCCCGACTGGTTCCGGCAGCTTATTGGTCTTTAA
- a CDS encoding FAD-binding oxidoreductase, translating to MSVPYEFDIAIIGGGITGLSAAYHLQKLGFSRLCLFSKAPDHSATAQSTGFLSGGMADNFTRLSHPRGVSTAKEIWSFCDLAYDNLLEYLQNKGIPYQKGERLRWMISEAETLEAHTAVQQMSGAGMAGAWEAANPSQPGLSSTRWLGTQKDGSRAAAVSVPLLLQQLRADSRVTGFGEAQSFQSSGDALEVTHAGGKVRCEFIVCAQHLSIGDLLPNLAESLVPYADQWSECQLQNRDRTLPWPPGTVFSWQHSHIWGVITGPNTVRIGGGRYLRAMAGIEAKVASYEQKITRHLADAWNGLWPDLLVEPTGPGFGIRDCRPCDELPLIGPMFGEGRILVATGYMGQGLSLGFMAGRCLAELIAGQPTKLPRLLWPERLRSLPREKGEES from the coding sequence ATGTCTGTTCCGTACGAGTTCGATATTGCCATAATTGGCGGCGGTATCACAGGCCTTTCTGCGGCGTATCACCTTCAAAAGCTGGGCTTTTCAAGGCTTTGCCTCTTCAGCAAGGCCCCCGATCACAGTGCGACGGCCCAGTCCACGGGATTTCTATCCGGGGGAATGGCAGATAATTTCACAAGGTTATCCCATCCTCGCGGCGTCTCTACCGCAAAAGAAATATGGAGTTTTTGCGATCTCGCTTACGACAATCTGCTGGAATACCTGCAAAATAAGGGTATTCCCTATCAAAAAGGCGAGCGTCTGCGCTGGATGATTTCGGAAGCCGAGACTCTGGAGGCCCATACGGCCGTCCAGCAGATGAGTGGAGCCGGGATGGCCGGCGCGTGGGAGGCGGCAAACCCTTCCCAGCCAGGGCTTTCAAGCACAAGATGGCTTGGGACGCAAAAGGATGGGTCGCGTGCAGCCGCGGTATCCGTGCCACTTCTTTTGCAGCAGCTGCGTGCCGACAGCCGGGTGACGGGTTTTGGCGAAGCGCAATCATTTCAAAGCAGTGGCGACGCTCTGGAGGTGACGCATGCGGGCGGAAAAGTCCGCTGCGAGTTCATCGTCTGCGCCCAACATTTAAGTATCGGAGATCTGCTGCCGAATCTGGCTGAGTCTTTGGTGCCCTACGCGGATCAATGGAGTGAGTGCCAGCTTCAGAACCGCGACCGGACACTTCCGTGGCCGCCAGGTACGGTTTTCAGCTGGCAACACAGCCACATCTGGGGTGTCATTACGGGTCCCAACACCGTGCGCATCGGCGGTGGCCGTTATCTTCGCGCCATGGCCGGGATCGAGGCGAAGGTTGCGAGTTACGAGCAGAAGATCACCCGGCATCTGGCCGACGCGTGGAACGGATTATGGCCGGACCTTTTGGTGGAACCCACGGGTCCTGGATTTGGAATACGCGACTGCCGTCCCTGTGATGAGCTGCCTTTGATCGGTCCGATGTTTGGGGAAGGCCGCATTCTCGTTGCGACAGGATACATGGGTCAGGGTTTGAGTCTTGGTTTTATGGCTGGACGCTGTCTGGCTGAATTAATAGCAGGTCAACCGACAAAGCTTCCGCGCCTTTTATGGCCGGAACGCCTGCGGAGTCTGCCACGCGAGAAGGGAGAGGAATCATGA
- a CDS encoding DNA gyrase inhibitor YacG: MSEEKKPSARIVRCPCCGKSARYDQTNPARPFCSQRCKTMDVAAWAEESYRIPAKESSPGDFESDERD, translated from the coding sequence ATGAGCGAAGAGAAGAAACCATCAGCGCGGATCGTACGCTGTCCATGCTGCGGAAAGAGCGCGCGTTATGATCAGACCAATCCCGCACGCCCCTTCTGCAGTCAACGCTGCAAGACCATGGACGTGGCGGCGTGGGCCGAGGAATCCTATCGCATACCTGCGAAGGAATCGTCACCCGGCGACTTCGAGAGCGACGAGCGCGATTGA
- a CDS encoding NifU family protein, which yields MMIEQIKEIIEKDINPQLELHAGGCELLDVDDGIVTLRLYGGCSGCPSSQITLFNGIVPILREKIPEIKDVVLG from the coding sequence ATGATGATTGAACAAATCAAAGAGATCATTGAGAAAGATATCAACCCACAGCTCGAACTTCATGCCGGTGGCTGTGAGCTTTTGGATGTGGATGATGGGATCGTAACATTGCGACTTTACGGGGGATGCTCCGGCTGTCCGTCGTCGCAGATTACCCTGTTCAACGGTATCGTACCCATCCTTCGCGAAAAGATTCCTGAAATCAAAGATGTCGTCCTCGGCTAA
- a CDS encoding phosphoglycerate dehydrogenase, giving the protein MIIVTASSFLKVPQLRRRLEAAFPTEKIIYAEESRVDTRDKLLKVLDGAEAWLVGREPADAAILSSLPALRVVAKYGVGLDNVDVEACSRLGIRIAWEGGVNRDAVAEHTLGLMLALCRNIGLGSRRLSQGIWWKNGGRSLSAMTVGIVGYGYIGTRVAEILQGFGCQILVHDILDKTEEAERVGAKQVKYQDLLKQADLLTFHVPLTPQTLKMFGANELALIKPAVYIVNTSRGEVLDQEKVKEALQKGELAGAGLDVFQSEPLVDKDLYSLENFVGTAHTAGNSQEAVLAMGEAAIRGLQKELALLSKNSDLN; this is encoded by the coding sequence GTGATCATCGTAACGGCTTCCAGTTTTCTCAAGGTGCCTCAGCTGCGCCGGCGTCTGGAAGCTGCCTTTCCCACTGAAAAAATCATCTATGCAGAAGAATCCCGTGTCGACACGCGGGACAAACTTCTGAAAGTTTTGGACGGCGCTGAAGCCTGGCTCGTCGGTCGCGAACCAGCTGATGCGGCGATTTTAAGTTCGCTACCGGCTCTGCGCGTCGTCGCGAAATATGGTGTGGGTCTTGATAACGTGGATGTCGAAGCCTGCTCCAGGCTTGGAATTCGCATTGCCTGGGAAGGCGGTGTGAATCGCGATGCCGTGGCCGAACACACGCTGGGACTCATGCTCGCTCTCTGCCGGAACATTGGTCTCGGGTCCCGGCGTTTGTCACAGGGCATCTGGTGGAAAAACGGTGGTCGCAGCCTTTCCGCGATGACAGTTGGCATTGTTGGCTACGGTTACATCGGAACCCGGGTTGCCGAGATTCTTCAGGGCTTCGGCTGTCAAATTCTCGTTCATGATATCCTCGATAAGACAGAGGAAGCCGAACGCGTCGGTGCCAAACAGGTGAAATATCAGGATCTTTTGAAGCAAGCCGATCTTCTGACTTTTCACGTGCCCCTGACGCCGCAAACCCTTAAGATGTTTGGAGCGAATGAGCTGGCTTTGATCAAGCCGGCCGTATATATCGTCAACACCAGTCGAGGCGAGGTGCTCGATCAGGAAAAGGTCAAGGAAGCCCTGCAAAAGGGTGAACTGGCCGGTGCCGGACTCGACGTTTTCCAAAGCGAGCCGCTCGTCGATAAAGATCTGTATTCCTTGGAAAATTTCGTGGGGACAGCGCACACCGCAGGCAACAGCCAGGAGGCGGTTTTAGCGATGGGCGAAGCCGCGATTCGCGGTTTGCAAAAAGAGCTGGCCTTGCTTTCCAAAAATTCCGATTTAAATTAG
- a CDS encoding heme o synthase produces MDQKTKSDSLTMPVTAEPIDWQSYYQMMKPTISMLVVVTVVPALFMAQKGLPSFAVAMASLIGTFLASGSAAVFNHLVDSDIDQHMKRTRSRPIPSGKVSNARAATFGMVCGIASFAILWVWATPLAAWLSLAANFFYVVIYTMYLKRRTVQNIVIGGAAGCVGPLIGWAAVTGDLAWPAWALFMIIFLWTPPHFWSLAIKYKDDYARAKIPMLPTVKGLEVTRRQIFLYTLTLVPTVLSLWVFGAAGWVYGVLSLILTLYFVWLAFVLLRTKENQRAMPLFYYSCFYLFGVFGALTIDQLMAVL; encoded by the coding sequence ATGGATCAGAAGACCAAGTCCGATTCGCTCACCATGCCTGTGACGGCCGAGCCCATCGACTGGCAAAGTTACTACCAGATGATGAAGCCAACCATCTCGATGCTGGTGGTGGTGACCGTGGTGCCCGCGCTCTTTATGGCGCAGAAAGGCCTCCCGAGTTTCGCCGTCGCTATGGCTTCGTTGATCGGAACCTTTCTGGCTTCCGGTTCCGCCGCCGTTTTCAATCACCTTGTTGATTCTGACATTGATCAGCACATGAAAAGAACCCGTAGCCGGCCCATCCCTTCGGGCAAGGTCAGCAATGCCAGGGCAGCTACTTTTGGCATGGTTTGCGGGATCGCCTCGTTCGCGATTCTTTGGGTCTGGGCTACACCGCTGGCTGCCTGGCTTTCGCTCGCGGCCAACTTTTTCTATGTCGTGATCTATACGATGTACCTCAAGCGCCGCACGGTTCAAAACATCGTGATCGGTGGCGCCGCGGGTTGCGTGGGTCCACTGATCGGTTGGGCTGCTGTGACCGGCGACCTCGCCTGGCCTGCCTGGGCTTTGTTCATGATCATCTTCCTATGGACGCCGCCGCATTTCTGGTCGCTGGCGATCAAGTACAAGGATGATTATGCGCGGGCTAAAATTCCGATGCTGCCCACAGTTAAAGGTCTGGAAGTCACCCGTCGTCAGATCTTTCTTTATACCCTGACACTGGTTCCTACTGTTCTTTCCCTTTGGGTGTTCGGCGCGGCCGGTTGGGTTTACGGAGTTCTTTCGCTGATCCTCACGCTTTATTTCGTGTGGCTCGCGTTCGTCCTTCTGCGCACCAAGGAAAATCAAAGGGCCATGCCGCTCTTTTATTATTCCTGCTTCTACCTTTTCGGTGTGTTTGGTGCCCTGACCATTGATCAGCTGATGGCAGTCCTGTGA